In Phaeobacter piscinae, one genomic interval encodes:
- a CDS encoding thymidine kinase, protein MAKLYFHYSTMNAGKSTVLLQASHNYRENNMDTYLLTAALDDRAGQGRIASRIGIGAEADMFRPGENLFDKVANRLAKGPVASIFVDEAQFLSPDQVWDLARVVDDLRVPVLCYGLRVDFQGKLFPGSATLLALADEMREVRTICHCGKKATMVIRQDDQGRTITEGAQVQIGGNETYVSLCRRHWRQATGDLPAEASD, encoded by the coding sequence ATGGCCAAGCTTTACTTTCATTACTCCACCATGAATGCCGGCAAATCGACGGTGCTCTTGCAAGCCTCGCATAACTACCGCGAGAACAATATGGACACCTATCTGCTGACTGCGGCGTTGGATGACCGCGCCGGTCAGGGGCGGATTGCCTCCCGCATCGGGATCGGCGCCGAGGCGGATATGTTTCGCCCCGGCGAGAACCTGTTTGACAAGGTCGCCAACCGTCTGGCCAAGGGCCCGGTCGCCAGTATCTTTGTCGATGAGGCGCAGTTTCTGTCGCCGGATCAGGTCTGGGATCTGGCACGGGTGGTGGATGATCTGCGGGTGCCGGTGCTGTGCTACGGGCTCAGGGTCGATTTTCAGGGCAAGCTGTTTCCGGGATCGGCGACACTGCTGGCGCTGGCTGATGAAATGCGCGAGGTGCGCACCATCTGTCACTGCGGCAAGAAGGCGACCATGGTGATCCGGCAGGATGATCAGGGGCGGACCATCACCGAAGGGGCCCAGGTACAGATCGGCGGCAATGAAACATATGTGTCGCTCTGCCGTCGCCACTGGCGACAGGCCACGGGTGACCTGCCTGCGGAGGCGTCTGACTGA
- a CDS encoding efflux RND transporter permease subunit — MDIARGSINRPLYTWLIMLAALFGGIWGFLNLGRLEDPAFTIKQAVVITQYPGASAEQVALEVSEPLESAIQKMGEVKQITSMNQPGLSRIDVEMQDTFDGSELPALWTKLRSEVEDAARELPEGVSTPFVNDGFGDVFGVFYAVTAEGYTDAERHELATFLRRELLAVDGVADVEIAGLPEEAIFVEPKMAITVNQNIPINAVSNALATANSVRSAGQVDNGPVQTRVSAPEGSDSVTEIAGLTVGSQGEVINIIDMADVHRGRVDDPSQIIRFDGVEAFTIGVAGLATENIVEVGQRVDARLAELDSQIPYGVELKPIYQQHVVVDQASNDFLVNLAMSVGIVVIVLAVFMGWRAAIVVGTTLLLTVVGTLMFMNFFSIEMERISLGALIIAMGMLVDNAIVVAEGMQISMARGRNSREAAHEAASKTQIPLLGATVIGIMAFAGIGLSPDSTGEFMFSLFAVIGISLLLSWLLALTATPLLAHYFFKQGSGDDHDAYSGILFRTYSKILRLSLTLRWFVVPGLIAITVLCFIGFGQVKQQFFPNSNTPLFFVHYKLPQGTSITTTSQHMRVFEEWLAERDDVETTSTFVGQGATRFMLTYDSEDPTPSYGHLIIRATSLEAIPALQADLEAFGQGRFPEGEFRTKRLVFGPGGGAPIEVRFAGPDPRVLRQLGEEAMQRLKQATPDILSVRQDWREQEITLKPIYATDRAQTAGVTREAIADALQFSTDGLRAGVFRERDRLIPIVLRRAEVGEYNLMDQLVFSEAAGKFVPLEQMVDGIDVVVENTLVHRRDRVPTLTVGADIPADLTAASVFSQVKDTIEEIQLPAGYTMEWGGEHENSADANASLGKQLPVTILIMVLISVLLFNAIRQPIIIWLLVPMSVNGVVIGLLGTGMPFTFTALLGLLSLSGMLIKNGIVLVEEIDLVRAEGKPLREAIVEASVSRLRPVMLAAVTTILGMAPLLTDAFFVSMAITIMGGLAFATVLTLVAAPVFYLIFFGRDEKREQAAAA; from the coding sequence ATGGACATTGCACGCGGGTCGATCAATCGGCCGCTTTATACATGGCTCATCATGCTTGCCGCACTGTTTGGCGGGATCTGGGGGTTCCTGAACCTCGGACGGCTCGAAGATCCGGCCTTCACCATCAAACAGGCGGTGGTCATCACCCAATATCCCGGTGCCAGCGCTGAGCAGGTGGCACTGGAAGTCTCCGAACCGCTGGAATCGGCGATCCAGAAGATGGGAGAGGTGAAACAGATCACCTCAATGAACCAGCCGGGGCTGTCGCGCATCGACGTTGAGATGCAGGACACTTTTGACGGAAGCGAGCTTCCGGCCCTCTGGACCAAGCTGCGCAGTGAGGTCGAAGATGCGGCCCGCGAATTGCCCGAGGGGGTGAGCACCCCCTTCGTCAATGACGGGTTCGGGGATGTGTTCGGCGTCTTCTATGCGGTGACAGCCGAGGGGTACACTGATGCGGAGCGTCACGAACTGGCGACCTTCCTGCGCCGTGAACTGCTGGCGGTGGATGGCGTGGCCGATGTCGAAATCGCTGGCCTGCCGGAAGAGGCGATCTTTGTCGAACCGAAGATGGCGATCACGGTAAACCAGAACATTCCGATCAATGCAGTGTCGAACGCTCTGGCCACGGCCAATTCGGTGCGTTCTGCGGGCCAAGTTGACAACGGGCCGGTGCAGACGCGCGTCAGCGCTCCGGAAGGCTCCGACTCCGTGACGGAAATTGCGGGTCTTACTGTGGGGTCTCAGGGCGAGGTCATCAATATTATCGACATGGCCGATGTCCATCGTGGCCGGGTGGATGATCCGTCCCAGATCATCCGCTTTGACGGTGTTGAGGCCTTTACCATTGGGGTTGCAGGTCTGGCGACAGAAAATATCGTTGAGGTGGGCCAGCGGGTGGATGCGCGTCTGGCTGAGCTGGACAGTCAGATCCCTTACGGTGTTGAGCTGAAACCGATTTACCAGCAGCATGTCGTCGTCGATCAGGCGTCCAATGACTTCCTGGTGAATCTTGCGATGTCGGTCGGCATCGTGGTGATCGTGCTGGCGGTCTTCATGGGCTGGCGGGCCGCCATCGTTGTGGGCACCACGCTGTTGCTCACGGTTGTCGGAACGCTGATGTTCATGAATTTCTTCTCCATTGAAATGGAGCGGATTTCCCTTGGCGCGTTGATCATTGCGATGGGGATGCTGGTGGATAACGCCATCGTTGTGGCGGAAGGTATGCAGATCTCCATGGCGCGGGGGCGGAATTCTCGCGAGGCCGCGCATGAGGCGGCATCAAAAACCCAGATCCCGCTGCTGGGGGCAACCGTCATTGGCATCATGGCCTTTGCCGGTATCGGCCTCAGCCCGGATTCAACCGGTGAGTTCATGTTCTCGCTGTTTGCGGTGATTGGTATTTCGCTGCTGCTCAGCTGGCTTCTGGCGCTGACGGCAACGCCGCTTCTGGCTCACTACTTCTTTAAACAGGGGAGCGGTGACGATCATGATGCCTATTCCGGGATCCTGTTCCGCACCTACAGCAAGATTCTGCGGCTGTCGCTGACACTGCGCTGGTTTGTGGTGCCGGGGCTCATCGCGATCACAGTGTTGTGCTTTATTGGCTTTGGCCAGGTGAAGCAGCAGTTTTTCCCCAACTCCAACACGCCGTTGTTCTTCGTGCACTACAAGCTGCCGCAGGGCACGTCGATCACCACCACCTCACAGCATATGCGTGTGTTTGAGGAGTGGCTGGCAGAGCGGGACGATGTGGAAACAACGAGCACATTTGTCGGGCAGGGGGCCACGCGTTTCATGCTGACCTATGATTCCGAAGATCCAACCCCCAGCTATGGGCACCTCATCATCCGGGCCACCAGCCTTGAGGCGATCCCGGCGCTGCAGGCGGATCTGGAGGCCTTTGGTCAGGGGCGTTTCCCTGAGGGCGAATTCCGCACCAAACGGCTGGTCTTTGGCCCCGGTGGTGGCGCCCCGATTGAGGTGCGGTTTGCCGGGCCTGACCCCCGGGTGCTGCGGCAGCTGGGTGAGGAGGCAATGCAGCGTCTGAAACAGGCGACACCAGATATCCTGAGTGTGCGTCAGGACTGGCGCGAGCAGGAAATCACGCTGAAGCCGATTTATGCCACGGACCGGGCGCAAACTGCCGGTGTCACGCGGGAGGCTATCGCGGATGCGCTGCAGTTCTCCACCGATGGTCTGCGGGCGGGTGTGTTCCGCGAGCGGGATCGCTTGATCCCAATCGTTCTGCGCCGTGCCGAGGTTGGTGAATATAATCTGATGGATCAGCTGGTGTTCTCTGAGGCGGCAGGTAAATTTGTGCCGCTTGAGCAGATGGTCGACGGGATTGACGTGGTGGTTGAAAATACCCTTGTCCATCGCCGTGATCGTGTGCCCACGCTGACAGTGGGTGCAGACATTCCAGCAGATCTGACCGCAGCCAGTGTTTTCTCGCAGGTCAAAGACACCATTGAGGAGATCCAGCTGCCTGCGGGCTACACAATGGAGTGGGGCGGGGAGCATGAGAACTCTGCCGACGCCAATGCCAGCCTTGGCAAGCAGCTGCCGGTCACGATCCTGATTATGGTGCTGATTTCGGTGCTGCTGTTCAATGCGATCCGCCAACCGATCATCATCTGGCTGTTGGTGCCGATGTCGGTGAACGGGGTGGTGATTGGCCTCCTTGGAACTGGTATGCCCTTTACCTTTACCGCGCTTCTCGGTCTGCTCAGCCTCTCTGGCATGCTGATCAAGAACGGTATTGTCTTGGTTGAGGAAATTGATCTGGTCCGGGCGGAAGGCAAACCGCTGCGTGAGGCCATTGTCGAGGCGTCCGTGTCGCGTTTGCGCCCGGTCATGCTGGCGGCGGTCACCACCATCCTTGGCATGGCACCGCTGCTGACCGATGCCTTCTTTGTGTCGATGGCAATCACCATCATGGGGGGGCTGGCTTTTGCCACTGTCCTGACCCTGGTGGCCGCGCCTGTGTTCTATCTGATCTTCTTCGGACGGGATGAAAAACGCGAGCAGGCCGCCGCAGCCTGA
- a CDS encoding trypsin-like serine peptidase, with translation MKRIIRLIAAAIISSTTLSLSAEAQSAGVRAVQGWEAVGRLNIAGRNMCTGSLIAANLVLTAAHCLYNPQTGQAVNPRSIKFEAGLNGRRAKASRRVVKAVVHPGYRHSWSSRSEAGSDIAVLRLDRPIAGSKIRPFLLAAAPTPGESVDVLSYTINQATRPAREQGCRILSTRSETLVTSCRVEYGASGSPVLQMRKGGTPMLVSVISAKAQMGRKRVSLATTFDGSLRRLMRRAG, from the coding sequence ATGAAACGCATTATCCGGCTGATCGCCGCTGCTATTATTTCGAGTACAACCCTGAGTCTATCTGCGGAGGCGCAGTCTGCCGGAGTTAGGGCCGTGCAGGGATGGGAAGCTGTCGGACGGCTCAATATTGCCGGGCGCAATATGTGTACCGGCAGTCTGATCGCGGCCAATCTGGTACTGACCGCCGCGCATTGTCTCTACAATCCGCAAACCGGTCAGGCAGTGAACCCGCGAAGCATCAAATTCGAGGCCGGTCTCAATGGACGCAGGGCCAAGGCCTCACGCAGGGTTGTGAAAGCAGTTGTCCATCCCGGATATCGCCACAGCTGGTCCAGTCGAAGCGAAGCGGGCAGCGATATTGCAGTTTTGCGCCTGGATCGTCCAATTGCGGGGAGTAAGATCCGCCCGTTCTTATTGGCAGCAGCTCCAACACCCGGTGAAAGTGTCGACGTGCTGTCCTACACTATAAATCAGGCAACCCGCCCGGCCCGTGAGCAAGGATGCCGGATCCTTTCGACCAGAAGCGAAACTCTGGTGACCTCTTGTCGGGTAGAATATGGTGCCTCAGGGTCGCCTGTTTTACAGATGCGCAAAGGTGGCACGCCGATGCTGGTTTCCGTGATTTCGGCCAAGGCTCAGATGGGCCGCAAACGGGTGTCGCTGGCCACCACCTTTGATGGATCGCTGCGCAGGCTAATGCGCCGCGCGGGCTGA
- a CDS encoding MarR family winged helix-turn-helix transcriptional regulator, with protein sequence MIRDSDKISDHDTDQASRETRPEVCAMLGVFALYWRIDACIEDSVDMPELSRMECHILVRLGTPSRMGELARMLQTVPSSVTAAADRLERQGLIWRSRDPQDRRAWLLSLTPDGVVKRDRLVAAMSELFQRISGLDRDEIQQFAALSAKIHDTVVAADANPLRKE encoded by the coding sequence ATGATTCGAGACTCCGACAAGATTTCTGACCATGACACTGACCAGGCTTCGCGCGAGACCCGCCCGGAGGTCTGCGCGATGTTGGGCGTTTTTGCGCTCTATTGGCGCATTGATGCCTGCATCGAAGACAGCGTTGATATGCCCGAATTGAGCCGAATGGAATGTCACATCCTGGTGCGTCTTGGGACCCCATCCCGTATGGGGGAACTGGCACGAATGCTGCAGACCGTTCCCTCTTCGGTGACTGCGGCGGCAGACCGTCTGGAACGACAAGGGCTGATCTGGCGCAGCCGCGATCCTCAGGATCGGCGCGCTTGGCTTTTGTCACTAACGCCAGATGGTGTGGTCAAGCGGGATCGCCTGGTGGCGGCGATGTCTGAGCTGTTTCAGCGCATTTCCGGGCTTGACCGGGACGAAATCCAACAATTTGCGGCCCTTTCGGCCAAAATCCATGACACTGTTGTAGCGGCGGACGCGAATCCGCTTCGGAAGGAGTAA
- a CDS encoding beta-ketoacyl-ACP synthase III, which produces MFTPAITGTGVFTPSQTITNAELVAAFNAYADKTNAENAEAIAAGKIEPLAHSSEEFILKASGIEQRYVMDKSGVLDPEVMHPLLRQRSDDEPSIMAEMALDAAKKALAQAGKTAADVDAVICAASNMERAYPALAIEIQDLLGIEGFAFDMNVACSSATFGIQAAADMVRSGSIRAALVVNPEICSGHLEWRDRDCHFIFGDVATATLIERSEDATGAYFEILSTRCATSFSNNIRNNNGYLRRSRPDGVEDRRDMQFMQNGRKVFKEVLPMVSQHIAEHMEAEEIANTDLKRLWLHQANKTMNDFIGKKVLGRTPEAGEQPNILQDYANTSSAGSIIAFSKYSDDLVAGDLGLICSFGAGYSVGSVILRRVA; this is translated from the coding sequence ATGTTCACACCCGCCATCACCGGCACGGGCGTCTTCACCCCGTCACAGACGATCACCAACGCCGAGCTGGTCGCGGCATTCAATGCCTACGCAGACAAGACCAATGCCGAAAATGCTGAGGCGATTGCCGCTGGCAAGATAGAGCCGCTGGCGCATTCCTCGGAAGAGTTCATTCTCAAGGCTTCCGGCATCGAGCAGCGCTATGTGATGGACAAAAGCGGCGTTCTGGATCCCGAGGTAATGCACCCGCTGTTGCGTCAACGCAGCGATGATGAGCCGTCAATCATGGCAGAGATGGCGCTGGATGCCGCCAAAAAGGCGCTGGCACAGGCAGGCAAGACCGCTGCCGATGTTGATGCGGTAATCTGCGCGGCCTCCAATATGGAACGCGCCTACCCTGCGCTGGCAATCGAAATTCAGGATCTGTTGGGCATTGAGGGCTTTGCCTTTGACATGAATGTCGCCTGTTCCTCGGCCACCTTTGGCATTCAGGCCGCCGCAGATATGGTGCGGTCGGGGTCAATCCGCGCGGCATTGGTGGTGAACCCGGAGATATGCTCCGGCCACCTGGAATGGCGCGACCGCGATTGTCACTTCATCTTTGGCGATGTGGCGACAGCGACCCTGATCGAGCGCAGCGAAGACGCAACGGGAGCTTATTTCGAGATCCTGTCGACCCGCTGTGCCACCAGTTTCTCCAACAACATCCGCAACAACAATGGCTACCTGCGCCGCTCCCGCCCGGACGGCGTCGAGGATCGCCGCGACATGCAGTTCATGCAGAACGGGCGTAAGGTGTTTAAGGAAGTGCTGCCGATGGTCAGCCAGCACATCGCCGAGCATATGGAGGCTGAAGAGATTGCAAACACCGACCTGAAGCGGCTCTGGCTGCATCAAGCGAATAAGACGATGAATGATTTCATCGGCAAGAAAGTCCTCGGCCGCACACCGGAGGCCGGTGAACAGCCCAATATCCTGCAGGATTACGCCAATACATCCTCAGCTGGGTCGATCATCGCTTTCTCGAAATACTCAGACGATCTGGTCGCGGGGGATCTTGGGCTGATCTGTTCGTTTGGGGCAGGCTATTCCGTGGGTTCCGTTATCCTGCGCCGCGTTGCCTGA
- a CDS encoding efflux RND transporter periplasmic adaptor subunit, with protein sequence MQLSSRVIAGIAALMLAGGPALAADVLKPVKLMETQSGAMPIHREFYGQVAAKETVDLAFQVGGQVVKFPVTEGAFVPKGALVAELDLEPFELKLGQAQLQKEQADRTVTRLEKLTGTVSQVSIDDAETQAGLARIALRDADYALEHATLNAPFDALVSSREVALFSTVSAGAPVVRLHDMSELHIEVDVPEVLFQQGEDNDALTITATFPNSDTAYPLEILEFDAEASSVGQTYRVTFRLDPPKDRQVFPGASTTVRVTVDTGLSAIVVPPTAIVPAANGEPGVMLFSPKGGDEGTVTWTKVETSATDGGQIEITSGLQGGEEIVLTGGGALADGEAVRRFTGFTN encoded by the coding sequence ATGCAGCTGAGTTCGAGAGTCATTGCCGGTATCGCCGCGCTGATGTTGGCAGGGGGACCGGCACTTGCCGCGGATGTCCTGAAACCTGTCAAACTGATGGAAACACAGTCCGGCGCAATGCCCATCCACCGCGAGTTTTACGGTCAGGTCGCCGCCAAGGAAACGGTTGATCTGGCGTTCCAGGTTGGCGGTCAGGTGGTGAAGTTTCCCGTGACAGAAGGTGCCTTTGTGCCAAAGGGGGCGCTGGTTGCTGAACTGGACCTCGAACCGTTTGAGCTGAAACTTGGTCAAGCGCAGCTGCAAAAGGAACAGGCAGATCGCACGGTCACGCGTCTGGAAAAACTGACTGGTACCGTTAGCCAGGTCTCCATCGACGATGCCGAGACCCAGGCGGGTCTGGCGCGGATTGCTCTGCGGGATGCGGATTACGCGCTGGAACATGCAACTCTGAACGCCCCATTTGATGCGTTGGTTTCCAGCCGGGAGGTAGCGTTGTTCAGCACCGTCAGCGCGGGTGCGCCGGTTGTGCGTTTGCACGACATGTCGGAACTCCACATTGAGGTCGATGTGCCTGAAGTGCTGTTCCAGCAGGGGGAAGACAATGACGCCCTGACGATCACCGCAACCTTTCCAAACAGCGATACCGCATATCCGCTGGAAATTCTGGAATTCGATGCCGAGGCCAGCAGTGTTGGCCAGACCTATCGCGTGACTTTCCGCCTGGATCCGCCAAAGGACCGTCAGGTCTTCCCCGGGGCGTCCACGACCGTACGGGTCACTGTGGATACCGGGTTATCAGCTATCGTGGTTCCACCGACCGCAATTGTGCCCGCCGCCAATGGGGAGCCCGGCGTGATGCTGTTTTCACCCAAAGGTGGGGATGAGGGCACCGTGACCTGGACCAAGGTTGAAACCTCCGCCACCGATGGTGGCCAGATTGAGATCACCTCCGGTCTGCAGGGCGGTGAAGAAATCGTGCTGACCGGTGGCGGCGCGCTCGCCGATGGTGAGGCCGTGCGCCGCTTCACCGGCTTCACCAACTGA
- the arsH gene encoding arsenical resistance protein ArsH, which yields MSTGKAATLGARAAEDLPALVDAALPQIDVAGLAAADDPQHPLRILLLYGSLRSVSYSRKVAEEAARILRALGCETRIFDPSGLPLPDDEGSEGHPKVTELRDLAVWSDGMVWSSPERHGAMTGIMKTQIDWLPLSLKGGIRTTQGKTLAVMQVSGGSQSFNAVNQMRILGRWMRMITIPNQSSIPRAWLEFGEGERLPDGPFYRRVVDVMEELVKFTWLTRGRKDYLVDRYSERVEDVEAVHQRVSQK from the coding sequence ATGTCAACGGGGAAGGCCGCGACGCTTGGAGCACGAGCGGCCGAGGATCTGCCTGCGCTCGTTGACGCTGCATTGCCACAGATTGATGTTGCTGGTCTGGCAGCGGCGGACGATCCGCAGCATCCACTGCGTATTCTGCTCCTTTACGGGTCGTTGCGGTCTGTAAGCTATTCACGAAAAGTCGCCGAGGAGGCTGCGCGGATCCTTCGCGCGCTGGGCTGTGAGACGCGGATCTTTGATCCGAGCGGATTGCCCCTGCCGGATGACGAAGGATCCGAGGGACATCCCAAGGTCACCGAACTGCGTGATCTGGCGGTCTGGAGCGATGGCATGGTCTGGTCCAGCCCCGAACGCCATGGCGCAATGACCGGCATTATGAAGACACAGATCGACTGGCTGCCGCTGTCGCTGAAGGGCGGCATCCGCACCACGCAGGGCAAGACGCTGGCGGTGATGCAGGTCTCCGGTGGGTCGCAATCCTTCAATGCGGTCAATCAGATGCGCATTCTGGGCCGCTGGATGCGGATGATCACAATACCCAACCAGTCCTCCATTCCCCGAGCCTGGCTGGAATTTGGCGAGGGCGAGCGACTGCCTGACGGACCGTTCTATCGCCGGGTTGTCGATGTGATGGAAGAGTTGGTGAAATTCACCTGGCTGACCCGTGGTCGCAAGGATTACCTGGTCGACCGCTATTCCGAGCGGGTTGAAGATGTCGAAGCCGTGCATCAGCGGGTGTCGCAGAAATAG